From the genome of Solibacillus sp. FSL H8-0538:
GTAGTGCATAAGTGTTGTCAAAATTCAGATGTGTTTGAGGAGATTATGATCGCTAGTCGAACAAAATCGAAATGTGACGCGTTAAAGGAAAAGTTAGATGGCGGAAAGACACTTATCAGTACCGCACAAGTTGATGCGGATAATACCGATGAACTAATTGAGCTAATTAACGGTTTTGGTCCAGATGTAGTCATTAACGTAGCACTACCATACCAAGACTTAACGATCATGGACGCATGTTTAGCGACGGGTGTGCATTACGTAGATACAGCGAACTACGAACCACTTGATACAGCTAAATTCGAATATAAATGGCAATGGGAATACAAAGAAAAATTCGAAAAAGCAGGCTTAACTGCTTTATTAGGTAGCGGATTTGATCCAGGTGTAACAGGCGTATTCACTGCGCATGCACAAAAGCATCACTTCGACGAAATTCATTATATTGATATCGTTGATGCAAATGCAGGCGATCACGGCTACCATTTCGCAACAAACTTCAATCCAGAAATCAACATTCGCGAAATTACTGCGAACGGCCGTTACTGGAAAGAAGGCAACTGGGTAGAAACAGCACCACTTGAGAAAAAAGCAGTTTATAACTTACCTGAAATCGGTCCAAAAGATATTTACCTTCTGTATCATGAAGAATTAGAATCTTTAGCGAAAAACATTAAAGGCTTAAAACAAATTCGCTTCTGGATGACGTTCTCAGAGAAATACTTAACACACTTAAAAGTATTAGAAAACGTAGGTATGACATCAATCGAGCCAATCGAATATGAAGGCAAAATGATTCAACCGATTCATTTCTTATCTAAAGTACTGCCTGATCCAGCATCATTAGGGCCTCGTACTAAAGGTAAAACAAATATCGGCTGTATCGTGCGCGGACTAAAAGATGGCAAAGAAAAAACATACTATGTTTACAATGTATGTGACCACGAAGCATGCTATAAAGAAGTTGGCTCTCAAGCGATTTCATATACAACAGGTGTACCTGCTATGATCGGTGCAATGCTTGTTATGAACGGTGAATGGCAAAAACCAGGCGTGTGGAACGTAGAAGAATTCAATCCAGATCCGTACATGGAAGCACTAAATAAATGGGGTCTTCCATGGCAAGAAACATTAAACCCTGAACTTCTTGATCTTGACCTTACAGAAAATGTAGAGGCTTAATGGGATGAAACAAATTGACTGGAAAACTGCTCCGTCTCCTAGTTTTGTTGTAGACGAGCGCTTACTTACACGCAATCTTGAAATTTTAAAGTCTGTACAGGATCGTACAGGTTGCGACATTTTACTTGCATTAAAAGGTTTTTCAATGTGG
Proteins encoded in this window:
- a CDS encoding saccharopine dehydrogenase family protein — encoded protein: MGKALIIGAGGVASVVVHKCCQNSDVFEEIMIASRTKSKCDALKEKLDGGKTLISTAQVDADNTDELIELINGFGPDVVINVALPYQDLTIMDACLATGVHYVDTANYEPLDTAKFEYKWQWEYKEKFEKAGLTALLGSGFDPGVTGVFTAHAQKHHFDEIHYIDIVDANAGDHGYHFATNFNPEINIREITANGRYWKEGNWVETAPLEKKAVYNLPEIGPKDIYLLYHEELESLAKNIKGLKQIRFWMTFSEKYLTHLKVLENVGMTSIEPIEYEGKMIQPIHFLSKVLPDPASLGPRTKGKTNIGCIVRGLKDGKEKTYYVYNVCDHEACYKEVGSQAISYTTGVPAMIGAMLVMNGEWQKPGVWNVEEFNPDPYMEALNKWGLPWQETLNPELLDLDLTENVEA